From the Brienomyrus brachyistius isolate T26 unplaced genomic scaffold, BBRACH_0.4 scaffold44, whole genome shotgun sequence genome, the window GATGGGGCAGGAGCGGGGCACCTATGACTTCTGCATCGGTTTGGCTCTGGCCATCAGTTCCAGCATCTTCATCGGTGGCAGTTTCATCTTGAAGAAGAAGGGCCTCCTTCGCCTGGCCCGGAAGGGCTCCATGCGGGCAGGTAATCCACCTCTATTTCTGTTCCGCAGTAGTAAGGCTGAGCGACAAGACACTGGCAGACATAACACAGAGGCTTGGGTGTGCCTCTCTATATGTAAACTCACCCATAACTGTCTTGGGCTGTTGCCACCAGTATTTTGCTGGCTCCCCAAAGCGATTAGCCGCGAGCGAACACGACATTCGGCATGAAACAGCATTAGAACACGGCAGTCAGACACTATGCTATGACCAGCACTGGCACCCAAACCTCTTCCCTCACAACACGGGTCGGTCATTATCTGAGCGCTGAGGTTCTCTCAGTCTGGGCTTTGGAAATGCACTGAGAAAACAAATCCAGCCACATTTATGCCTGGCCACTGCTCATAAGGTATTTAATCCGAAACAGAAATACCCGTAACTAATTTGTTGTTCTGTCTAGAAATTGACTTTTTCTTCACCCTAAAAGAATAGCAACATAAAATACCAGTTTGTGAACCATTGTGTTCAAGTAACTGTTGGTGAGATTTTTTGTGTCTGTCATTTTCGGATATGAGAATGTATTTTCTTAAATCCAGCTAAATGTTTGTGTTTTCGCTTAAGCTGTAATTGACTTTCTGTAAGGCTGACACCTAAAGACTAAAGCAGCGAAGTGTGAGTCAGCAGCTGCTGTAACCTCACCTGGTTGGTTTCGCAGGCCAGGGAGGACACGCATATCTGAAAGAGTGGCTCTGGTGGGCTGGGTTATTGTCAAGTAAGTGACTCACTCGTCTTCTGTTGACATGCCAGGGAGGTATATTACAGGGACAGCACATTGAAAAAACACATTGAAGCTGaaaatatgtttgttttttttaaacatctttGTTCCTAtactgtgtttatttttttttttaatgcagtggGAGTTGGTGAGGCTGCCAATTTTGCAGCTTATGCCTTTGCCCCCGCTACACTTGTCACCCCCCTGGGAGCACTCAGCGTCCTCGTGAGGCAAGTTCCCTCATCATTGATGATGACAGATTAGAAACCGAGTGAAAAAGGTTCAAAGGTCATTGGTTATGGGTTTCGAGTAGTGCATTCTGGGTAGCGTCGGTGAACTTTGCATTATTTATCGATTAGTGTCAGACTTGGGATTCACTGAGGTGTTGATGGCTATCTTCTGCTTTCCAGTGCTGTTCTGTCATCCTACTTCCTGTCCGAGAGGCTCAATCTCCATGGAAAGCTGGGCTGCGTGCTCAGCATCCTAGGATCCACAACCATGGTGATCCACGCCCCCCAGGAGGAGGAGATCAACAGCCTGAAGGACATGGCTGGCAAACTGGTTGACCCAGGTAGGGCGGCGCCCGAACCAGAGGGCGTGTGGTCACGTTTAGAGAGAAACGCCTGCTTATACGTTTGTCCTGTTGCGTAAAAGGCAAAATTGGCTAATAAGGTTGCAGATCAGGTACTGTCTGGAATGTGAAAAGCTTTACGCAAGTCGAGTTAACAGTTTTCAATTTCTCCTCAGGGTTTGTTGTATTTGCTACATTCGTGGTCATCGTAGCACTTATACTGATTTTCGTTGTGGGACCTCGACATGGACAGGTCAACATATTAGTCTACATCACCATCTGCTCTGTGATCGGCGCCCTTTCTGTGTCCTGCGTGAAGGGTCTTGGCATCACAATTAAGGAGCTGTTTGCAGGAAAGCCAGTCTTCACCAATCCCTTGTCCTGGATCCTCCTCTTCAGCCTGGTTACGTGTGTGAGCACACAGATCAACTACCTGAACAAGGCTCTGGACATCTtcaacacctccctggtgacaCCCATTTACTACGTGTTCTTCACCACGTCGGTGCTCACGTGCTCGGCCATCCTCTTCAAGGAGTGGGAGAGCATGAGTGCCAGTGACATCATCGGCACCATCAGCGGCTTCGCCACCATCATCATAGGGATCTTCCTCCTCCACGCCTTCAAGGACGTCAACATCAGTCTGGCCAGCCTGGCCGTGTCCATCCGTAAAGAGGAGCGAGCCCTGCCAGTTTCCAATGGACTGTCGACACATGTTGCGTACGAACTTCTGGATGACACCACTGTAGCCGACGTGGACGACAGGGAGGCCAGTCTACCGTTCGACAGCGTCTCCAGGAGGAACGGCTCTATGGTCTCCTCGTAGGGGAGGCTTTATGGGAGAATTCCTAGGATGGTGGACCATTGCACTAAACTTATGTGCAGCATTTTTTTGATATAGAATCAAAAATATCAGACAATCCCATAGCAAAGTGGCCCAATGGATTGTCCTGATGTTTTCATTTGCCttatgattttgtttttttaagttgACTACATGGTTAGGGATCTCTCCCATGTAGGACTGAATCGTTTTCCCCGATATTTTTAAAATTACTTTCTTATACTCTATGTACAGAGATCTGTATTTACATGCACTGAGCTCATTTCTACAAATTAAACGAAGAAAAAGGTCAGATGCTTTAACTTCAATAAATCCAGTCCCAATGGGATTTTGACGTGATTCCAATGCAGTGGAGCAGGAATGGTACTGTCGAAACGTGTGCGGTTCTCACGTTTACACTCAAGATGCCTTCGAGAGGAACACATTGATTAAATGTTAATTTATTTAACTCAATGAGATTACAATAGCTCAAAGTATAAAATCAAAAGCAATAAATGGTTAACACGGGAGGATGGTACAGCCAATGGTTACGTACCCGATTAATGACTTATGACGATGAGTGCATGCAggtttcctgttattgtaaaaaTCTCCTGGCAATTCCACCTCTGCATATCCCTTAAATAATCATTTtataaaaaccaaaaaacatTCACCATCCGACTACATTtcttcatataaaaaaaaaatattataaagTATGGTAGTATACTAATTTTAAAAAGTGAAGCATTGTAGTCGCTAGTAGGTCACCCCCATAAGGCACACGTGTTTACAGAAATGTCTGAAAACTAATCAAATCAAGTTTTAGCTATTTGTATACAGCGTCTGGCATGTCAGTCTGTCCTGTTATGGTTCTGCTCCACATGTGTTCCAGAGAGACGCACATGTGGAGCTGACTAGGGGCTGACTGAGGCCGGAGCCAGGCCCCGTGGTCCCACTATAGAATCTTATGGCACTGAGCCTCACTGGACTAGTGAACACTACAAACTCAATTGCTGGCTAGCGATTGGTGGATGGGGGGCTGGAAGCAGCGCACGTGCTCCACTGGCACATTCTCCCCATCTCCTGACTTCAGGTACTTGTTGAGGATGGCGAAGATCTCATCGTTCAGCACCTGGAATTTACGGATGCGGTCCACCATCTTCTTCAGAGACTGAAGATGAGGAAAGGGGGGTTATTTAGATATAAAACTGATGCATGGGCCATATCCGCAGCCCTGACGAATACTGCGGGCACAGCCCTGGCAGACTCACCACGCTCTTGATCATCTCATCTTTGCCGTCGTGCTTCTGCACTTTCAGCAGGTGGTAGCTGAAATCCAGGATGTCAAAGCGCCGCTGCTGACCCAGCAGGGTGATCATCATGCAGCCAGCCCAGTGCAGCCCATCCCCAAAGCACTGCCTGCAAACAGTGGGGGCCGCTGCTTAGCCTGCTACCAATTAACTTGCATGTCGTTCTGGGCTAGTTTTCCGAAAACCTTTAGCATTCTCCAAAGACACACGCTAGCGAGACTGCATCGTGCCACTCACTCGACCGTGAACTCGTTGGTTCCCACGGGGATGCAGTAGACGAACTGCATGGCGCTCCACAGCCGGTGGAACTCCACGCACTCGTCCACGTGCATCACACCGTTGCTAGGCAGCGGCCCCCGCCAGAGGGGGTCGTCCAGGAAGCTGCGTACGCGGCTCAGGATGACTTCGAACATGGACAGGCCACAGCAGAGACGCTCCTTGGTCAGCAGGTCGCCCTCCCTCGCGATGGCAATTTGCTGGATTTAGGGGTATAATGGGTAAAAATatacagtaccccccccccatattacttgatttaaataaaaaaaaggtacATGTACAATTTGCACGTGACTAACATCCAGGCAATTAATGAAATACCCGTTAATTTAAAATTGACCAATCATTCCTATAACTGGATGGCTATGACAACATCCTTCCCAGACGTTTAGCATGAGAATGTGGAGAGGAAAACCAAAGCCCTGGATGTCTCAGTGCTGAAATGCAGGGAGGAGGTGGTACCTGCGGGGTCCCCAGGCGCTCGATGAGCGGCACAAGGTGCAGCGCCGTGTACTTGGTCTCCAGCCGTTTCATCTTGGCATCCAGGCGCTCACCCTCTGTGGAGAGGAACACTCCAGTCACCATCTGGGGCCATGGTGCCACGCACACATGCCAGGTGGCCCAGAGACACACTCACCTTTCACATGCACCCTGggcagaatgttctggaagggGGCAGCGTGCAGGAGGTCGCACACCTCTTCCTGAGACTGCAAGAGGGACAAAGACCAAATGAGCAGTCATTCAGGAAAGCTACAGACAGTAGGTGCTTAGTGTTGCAATTGTCACAAATTGTGTGCTATTCGTTTGCTCCTTGATTGGTTGGTGATGAGCAGCTGGTAACAGGCAGAGATCCAAGCACACAAACTGTGTAGATAGGGTCCTATTATGACTGCCCTAATGCAGCTGTTACCGTGACAACACAGAAGTGGAGCATGCACAAGAGAGAAAAACTAAGTGACTGATTTTTGGAAACGCAAATTGTAGAGATCTGGTCCACTGATTGCTACCCAATTTAACCCATTGGGGCTTCTGAAC encodes:
- the nipa2 gene encoding magnesium transporter NIPA2 isoform X1 encodes the protein MEQQGCRGSGVACDNGSAADATGLQLLCGDINVTGCDSRSRVTMGQERGTYDFCIGLALAISSSIFIGGSFILKKKGLLRLARKGSMRAGQGGHAYLKEWLWWAGLLSMGVGEAANFAAYAFAPATLVTPLGALSVLVSAVLSSYFLSERLNLHGKLGCVLSILGSTTMVIHAPQEEEINSLKDMAGKLVDPGFVVFATFVVIVALILIFVVGPRHGQVNILVYITICSVIGALSVSCVKGLGITIKELFAGKPVFTNPLSWILLFSLVTCVSTQINYLNKALDIFNTSLVTPIYYVFFTTSVLTCSAILFKEWESMSASDIIGTISGFATIIIGIFLLHAFKDVNISLASLAVSIRKEERALPVSNGLSTHVAYELLDDTTVADVDDREASLPFDSVSRRNGSMVSS
- the nipa2 gene encoding magnesium transporter NIPA2 isoform X2 → MGQERGTYDFCIGLALAISSSIFIGGSFILKKKGLLRLARKGSMRAGQGGHAYLKEWLWWAGLLSMGVGEAANFAAYAFAPATLVTPLGALSVLVSAVLSSYFLSERLNLHGKLGCVLSILGSTTMVIHAPQEEEINSLKDMAGKLVDPGFVVFATFVVIVALILIFVVGPRHGQVNILVYITICSVIGALSVSCVKGLGITIKELFAGKPVFTNPLSWILLFSLVTCVSTQINYLNKALDIFNTSLVTPIYYVFFTTSVLTCSAILFKEWESMSASDIIGTISGFATIIIGIFLLHAFKDVNISLASLAVSIRKEERALPVSNGLSTHVAYELLDDTTVADVDDREASLPFDSVSRRNGSMVSS